The following is a genomic window from Euwallacea similis isolate ESF13 chromosome 4, ESF131.1, whole genome shotgun sequence.
GCAATGCGTCTGGCATTGGCCTCACTATTCACTACAAcagacatttaaaaatattacaaagcCAATGAATCTTCCAAGAAAGCAAAAATTCACATCACTTGGTGTgttcaaaataatgcttcaaaAGTGACTCATCTAGAACTCTCTTTGCTATGCAATTAAATCAGTTTTGGAAATCATACACTTTCATAAGGCAAAAATACAATAGGGGGATATCAAACAGACCATGAAAAATCATTTGTAACAACAATTTCGACTTTATAAGGCTGATAGGCGGAACTTCTTGGGAATTACCAGTCCCATCTAATGGTTGTCTTCTAAGGGTGAATAGACTAGTTTGGGACGGAAAAGAAACTGTAGTAATGCGGGAAGAGGGATAACTTACCCAATTTGTCCACCATTCCAAGATTTTATGATTGATCAAAGGAATTATTTCCGAACTTTGTTAATATGAATAATCACCTACTTGGCTAACCAAACTTGCTTCACTTCCTATTATTTACGGACAAGTAAAGGTGACAGAGTTGTCAGTTTCAGGGAGGAGTAAAGTAtgtctatttttcaaaagggAGTAAGGGACATAGTTCGGAGTGACCCCATAATACTCCTATTAAACCATACCGCACAACATTGgtaaaaaatgccaaaattatttcttaatgtacattatattaataataactactcaaaaacggtttaattgtttatataaGTCAGATATTTAAGCTAATTTTTCTAGTTTTGCCGCAAATTTACCATTCTTTTTGACATGCGGATCTTCAGAGTCACTTGATGATAGTCACCTGATTTCGGTCGTTCAATCCCCCTCCCAAACGTCAATAAATCACATGACACTGTATAGGTTCGACTTCTAAAGTTCTACAATACATTTTGGCCCAAAAAACCGAGAAATTACACCAGAAATGGCCATTTGCGGACCGAAATTATCCCTGTGCGGCCTCATTATAAGTGCCTGGGGTATAGTGCAATTGGTAAGTCGCTTTTGTTTGCTAGAAAACACCCTTTAAGTTATCATACAATCCCAGGCTCTTATGGGGATCTTCTACTATGTTGAAGCTGTGGCCCTTGCAGAGGACGTCCCAAAAGTTGAAGAATACAAATccattgaagatttttactcGAAAATGACGCACGGTTATGTACAGGTACGTTGAGACTAAGGGGGCTAAAATTGTTCAACCAACATTCTTCTTGGAtcaacaaatatttctttcagaacGCCTATAATTGTTGGATCGCAGCCCTTCTTTACCTGATCACCTTAGCCTTCTCTGCCCACCAATTCTGGCTAAACAATAGGTCATCTTTAAGTGTCTAATATCGAATCATTTCTATTGATTTATCAACTGGAATTACTTGAGTCTTGTAGAGTGCTATAAGTGATCGCAACACagtatttgtaattattattgttcattCCAGAACTAGGGTTGTAAGATTTAAAAGTGCTGTCATTGTAAATGTTGCATTGTGGATTTTTACAGTAGTAGATGTGTCTTCAAAAGgtttagaaattattattgtagatatacaagatttaaaattttaataactcaATTTACTATTTTGCTTTATGATTATCATGGTCAACTTTGGTCCTGTAATTGTACTCACATATACCGTTATTTAGTGTTTAAAAACGtgtttattttcaagtaaagGACACAGAATTGAAATAACATATACTAGGCCAAGGagatataaaatatcaatgtaTATTTAACTGCCTATGAATACAGGATTCTcaatcacttaaaaaaaactcggAGAAGGTTAATATGTTTTACTATGACTAAATCTGCCTAATATCTATAAATATGACAAAACTGTACACAAAGAAATTACCTAGACTATACTCCTgtttacaattaattttattcaggGTGCTTTCTGAACATACGGCATAATTTTGACGGAACATTCCTTGggtcaaaataagaaaaaactcGTAC
Proteins encoded in this region:
- the RNASEK gene encoding ribonuclease kappa — translated: MAICGPKLSLCGLIISAWGIVQLALMGIFYYVEAVALAEDVPKVEEYKSIEDFYSKMTHGYVQNAYNCWIAALLYLITLAFSAHQFWLNNRSSLSV